The following DNA comes from Acidobacteriota bacterium.
TTGTTATCCTGATCACCGCCCACCCGACGGTACAGACCGCCATCTCCGTGCTCAAACGGGGGGCCTACGATTTCCTCGTGAAGCCGTTCAAACTTGAGCTGCTCCGGGCGACCGTACGGCGCGGCCTGGCACATCAGAAGGTGGTCAGGGACAACCTGCGGCTGCGCGGCCAGGTCGAGTTTCTCAAGGTGGCCAATACCGCGGCGCCGAACGGCGACATCGACGAATACCTGCGGATGGTTCTAAGGTCATGCATCACTGAGCTTTCCGCGACCGCCGCGACGATCCTCGCGGTCGATCCGGCCACCGGAAAAGTTTCCCGAAAAATCCATGAAACCGACGACGGCGCGGATATACAGGGGCTGCTCGACGAGTCTACACTGGAACCGTTCACGTTGACCAAGAGCGTTAAGCCTATCATAAACAGTGAACGGGTGACGGTTGACGGCGAGCAGGTGACCAGGATCTTTATATCCAAACCAATCATCCTGGGTTCCCGCTGTCACGGCGTTATCAACCTGCTTGTCATGACGCGGTTCGAGAGCGTGACGCCGGGTCAGCTGGACGTGTTGACAATACTGGCCAACTCCGCCGCCTCGGCCATAACCAACGCCCATCTTTACCAGGACCTCCAAACGTCATACCTGCAGGCTATCCGGGCGCTGGCAAACGCCATTGAAGCTCGCGACGCCTACACGGCCGGTCATACCGACCGCGTCATAAAACTGGCTGCACTGGTCGCCCACCGACTGGGATGGGATGAGTCACGCATCAGCGATCTCATCATGGGCTGCACTCTCCATGAC
Coding sequences within:
- a CDS encoding HD domain-containing phosphohydrolase; translation: MVGPEKSRIVVVDDEQYICNIIVELLSNGEDEIVSFCDPHRALEHIRSHPVDLVLTDLVMGRSSGVEVLETTLKYHDDAIVILITAHPTVQTAISVLKRGAYDFLVKPFKLELLRATVRRGLAHQKVVRDNLRLRGQVEFLKVANTAAPNGDIDEYLRMVLRSCITELSATAATILAVDPATGKVSRKIHETDDGADIQGLLDESTLEPFTLTKSVKPIINSERVTVDGEQVTRIFISKPIILGSRCHGVINLLVMTRFESVTPGQLDVLTILANSAASAITNAHLYQDLQTSYLQAIRALANAIEARDAYTAGHTDRVIKLAALVAHRLGWDESRISDLIMGCTLHDIGKIGVPDCILNKPSRLDDEERRRMIRHPSLGLRIIRGIRLFKPSIPYIIAHHERYDGNGYPKGLKGEEIPIEGRLLAVVDTFDAIMSDRPYRSGAPLDVAVRELIDNRGTQFDPELVNVFLNLIQSGGVNFQELYGREAGASSSESVPPTETARA